Proteins from a single region of Allocatelliglobosispora scoriae:
- a CDS encoding lytic polysaccharide monooxygenase — protein sequence MRHRRQILASLVAAVLTASISFVVMQTSPAQAHGVTMVPGSRTWLCYQDGLRANGSIEAYNPACAAAIAANGTTPLYNWFAVLRSDAGGRTTGYIPDGQLCSGGTGGPYNFSAYNATRTDWPLTHLTTGANIQFRHSNWAQHPGTFYLSITKQGWSPTTPLAWSDLTDFASVTNPPVSGGPGALNYYYWNAQLPTGRSGRAIIYIRWVRSDSNENFFSCSDVNFDGGNGEVTGVGPNQTPPPSPSVSASASRSPSASPSASRSASASPSPSASASSSPPPTGGGACTATYALTNSWSNGPTSGGFQGGVTVRNNSTSATLNGWTVKATFANGQTVTQSWDSVYSQSGGVATFTNASHNPTIAPSGTRTFGFLANWTGSNTAPSLTCTSP from the coding sequence GTGAGACACAGACGCCAGATTCTGGCGAGCCTGGTCGCGGCGGTCCTCACGGCGAGTATCAGCTTCGTCGTGATGCAGACATCTCCGGCACAGGCCCACGGTGTAACGATGGTCCCGGGCAGCCGCACCTGGCTGTGCTACCAGGATGGCCTGCGGGCCAACGGTTCGATCGAGGCCTACAACCCCGCCTGCGCCGCAGCCATCGCCGCGAACGGCACCACCCCGCTCTACAACTGGTTCGCGGTGCTCCGCTCCGACGCCGGCGGCCGGACCACGGGCTACATCCCGGACGGCCAGCTCTGCAGCGGTGGAACGGGCGGGCCCTACAATTTCAGCGCCTACAACGCCACCCGGACGGACTGGCCGCTGACCCACCTCACCACCGGGGCCAACATCCAGTTCCGGCACAGCAACTGGGCGCAGCACCCCGGCACGTTCTACCTGTCGATCACCAAGCAGGGCTGGAGCCCCACGACTCCGCTCGCCTGGAGTGACCTGACCGACTTCGCGAGCGTCACCAACCCGCCGGTGAGCGGGGGTCCGGGCGCGCTGAACTACTACTACTGGAACGCCCAGCTCCCGACCGGTCGCAGCGGCCGGGCGATCATCTACATCCGGTGGGTGCGCTCGGACAGCAACGAGAACTTCTTCAGCTGCTCCGACGTCAACTTCGACGGCGGCAACGGCGAGGTGACCGGCGTCGGCCCGAACCAGACCCCGCCGCCGTCGCCGTCGGTGTCCGCGTCGGCCTCGCGCTCGCCCTCGGCCTCGCCGTCGGCGTCGCGTTCGGCATCCGCGTCGCCGTCGCCGTCCGCGTCGGCGTCCTCGTCTCCGCCGCCGACCGGCGGGGGAGCGTGCACGGCGACCTACGCCCTGACCAACTCGTGGAGCAACGGGCCGACCAGCGGCGGCTTCCAGGGCGGGGTCACGGTGCGCAACAACAGCACCAGCGCCACTCTCAACGGCTGGACCGTCAAGGCGACGTTCGCCAATGGACAGACGGTCACGCAGTCGTGGGACAGCGTCTACAGCCAGAGCGGCGGCGTGGCGACCTTCACCAACGCCTCCCATAATCCGACCATCGCGCCGAGCGGCACCCGCACGTTCGGCTTCCTCGCCAACTGGACCGGCAGCAACACCGCACCCAGTCTGACCTGCACGAGTCCGTGA
- a CDS encoding TetR/AcrR family transcriptional regulator, with protein MSARTVDWTGLGTAADTAPGEGLRERKKRLMRQQLSDTATEMFLERGFDAVRVADVARACGVSEKTVFNYFPTKESLVLDRWDTTREALLSGLDEPDGSPVAAVLRILDRELAQIMGWLGAQEDPVGAARAMLRFGELMRATPSLRAHQRDVADELTAAAAARLAERAGVEADDPQPQIAAIALLGLWQIQAASLRKHLDGTQPTDRIRDAVTADVRRAADLIQAGLGDLE; from the coding sequence GTGAGCGCACGCACGGTCGACTGGACAGGGCTCGGCACCGCCGCCGACACGGCACCCGGCGAGGGCCTGCGCGAGCGCAAGAAACGCCTGATGCGCCAGCAGCTCTCCGACACCGCCACCGAGATGTTCCTGGAGCGCGGCTTCGACGCCGTGCGCGTCGCCGACGTGGCCCGGGCCTGCGGCGTCTCGGAAAAGACCGTCTTCAACTACTTCCCGACCAAGGAGAGCCTCGTCCTGGACCGCTGGGACACGACGAGGGAGGCCCTGCTCAGCGGCCTCGACGAGCCGGACGGCTCCCCCGTGGCGGCGGTGCTGCGGATCCTCGACCGCGAGCTGGCGCAGATCATGGGCTGGCTCGGCGCGCAGGAGGATCCGGTCGGGGCCGCCCGGGCGATGCTGCGCTTCGGCGAGCTGATGCGGGCCACCCCGTCGTTGCGCGCGCACCAGCGCGACGTGGCCGACGAGCTCACCGCTGCCGCCGCCGCACGGCTGGCCGAGCGGGCGGGCGTCGAGGCGGACGATCCGCAACCGCAGATCGCCGCGATCGCGCTGCTCGGTCTCTGGCAGATCCAGGCCGCCAGCCTGCGCAAGCACCTCGACGGCACACAGCCGACCGACCGGATCCGCGACGCGGTCACCGCCGACGTCCGCCGAGCGGCCGACCTCATCCAAGCCGGATTGGGAGATCTTGAATGA
- a CDS encoding alpha/beta hydrolase — MRARIADAEGFVEHDGVRIHYEVFGEGETTLLLMPTWTIIDKRFWKGQIPYLARHHRVVAYDGPGNGGSDRPLEPSAYGQEAQVAYAMKVLAATATDRAVLVALSKAANWALDLAANHADRVSGTVLIGPTVAFAGPGAARTVAGKPELTPSRVPFVEVDPSEHWAKYDRDYWLADYADFAWFFFGQCFPEPHSTKQIEDAVGWSRQTTAEVLIADSHASRPDTATLTEWCGRITSPMLLIHGDHDLISPVRRSELIAELTGGDLVVIEGGGHIPLARDPVKVNLLIREFAERTAVPPHRRRTWSRWRQRPKRVLYLSSPIGLGHARRDVAIARALREHHPDARIDWLAQHPVTRVLEAAGELVHPASRHLANESAHFEAEAGEHDLRAFEALRRMDEVLLANFMVFHDLVRDGGYDLVIGDEAWDVDHFLHENPELKRFAYAWLTDFVGNLPMPEGGSREELVAADYNAEMIEHIARYPRIRDRAVFVGNPDDVVDGSFGPGLPVIRDWTRAHYDFAGYVTGFDPAAVADRAALRSELGYGPDERICVVTVGGSGVGGHLLHRVVAAFDEAARRVAGLRMIVVTGPRIDAATIPARAGLEVRSFVPDLYRHLAASDLAIVQGGLTTCMELAAAGRPFLFIPLRNHFEQNFHVVHRLSRYGAGRRLDYADLSPEVLAGAIAAEIGRETDYRPVETDGAARAAALLADLL; from the coding sequence ATGCGGGCGCGGATCGCGGATGCCGAGGGCTTCGTCGAGCACGACGGGGTGCGAATCCACTACGAGGTCTTCGGCGAGGGGGAGACCACCCTGCTGCTCATGCCGACCTGGACCATCATCGACAAGCGGTTCTGGAAGGGGCAGATCCCCTACCTCGCCCGGCACCACCGGGTCGTCGCCTATGACGGTCCGGGGAACGGGGGGTCCGACCGGCCGCTGGAGCCGTCCGCCTACGGCCAGGAGGCCCAGGTGGCGTACGCGATGAAGGTCCTGGCGGCGACCGCGACGGACCGTGCGGTGCTGGTCGCGCTCTCCAAGGCGGCCAACTGGGCCCTGGACCTGGCGGCGAACCACGCGGACCGGGTGAGCGGGACCGTCCTGATCGGACCGACGGTCGCCTTCGCCGGCCCCGGCGCCGCCCGCACCGTGGCCGGGAAGCCGGAGCTCACGCCGTCCCGGGTGCCGTTCGTCGAGGTGGACCCGTCCGAGCACTGGGCGAAGTACGACCGCGACTACTGGCTCGCCGACTACGCCGACTTCGCCTGGTTCTTCTTCGGACAGTGCTTCCCCGAGCCGCACTCGACCAAGCAGATCGAGGATGCCGTCGGCTGGTCCCGGCAGACCACCGCCGAGGTCCTCATCGCCGACAGCCATGCGAGCAGGCCGGACACCGCGACGCTGACCGAGTGGTGCGGCCGCATCACGAGCCCGATGCTGCTGATCCACGGCGACCACGACCTGATCAGCCCGGTTCGCCGCAGCGAGCTGATCGCCGAGCTCACCGGCGGCGACCTCGTCGTGATCGAAGGCGGCGGCCACATCCCGCTCGCCCGCGACCCGGTCAAGGTCAACCTGCTCATCCGCGAGTTCGCCGAGCGGACCGCGGTGCCACCGCATCGGCGCCGCACCTGGTCGCGGTGGCGGCAGCGGCCCAAGCGGGTGCTCTACCTGTCGTCGCCGATCGGCCTCGGGCACGCGCGCCGCGATGTCGCCATCGCCCGCGCGCTGCGCGAACACCATCCCGACGCGCGGATCGACTGGCTGGCGCAGCACCCCGTGACGAGGGTCCTCGAGGCCGCCGGGGAACTGGTCCACCCGGCGAGCCGGCACCTCGCCAACGAGTCCGCGCACTTCGAGGCGGAGGCGGGCGAGCACGACCTGCGCGCCTTCGAGGCGCTGCGCCGGATGGACGAGGTGCTGCTGGCGAACTTCATGGTCTTCCACGACCTCGTGCGCGACGGCGGCTACGACCTCGTCATCGGCGACGAGGCCTGGGATGTCGACCACTTCCTGCACGAGAACCCCGAGCTCAAGCGCTTCGCCTACGCCTGGCTCACCGACTTCGTCGGCAACCTGCCGATGCCCGAGGGCGGCTCGCGGGAGGAGCTCGTCGCGGCGGACTACAACGCCGAGATGATCGAGCACATCGCCCGCTACCCGAGGATCCGGGACCGGGCCGTCTTCGTCGGCAACCCCGACGACGTGGTCGACGGCAGCTTCGGCCCCGGGCTGCCGGTGATCCGGGACTGGACGCGGGCGCACTACGACTTCGCGGGGTACGTCACCGGCTTCGACCCGGCCGCCGTCGCCGATCGCGCGGCGCTGCGGTCCGAGCTCGGCTACGGCCCCGACGAGCGGATCTGCGTGGTGACGGTCGGCGGATCCGGTGTCGGCGGGCACCTGCTGCACCGGGTCGTGGCCGCCTTCGACGAGGCGGCGCGACGCGTGGCGGGACTGCGGATGATCGTCGTCACCGGACCGCGCATCGACGCGGCGACGATCCCGGCCCGGGCGGGTCTCGAGGTGCGCTCCTTCGTCCCCGACCTCTACCGGCACCTCGCCGCGAGCGACCTCGCGATCGTCCAGGGTGGACTCACGACCTGCATGGAGCTGGCCGCGGCGGGCCGCCCGTTCCTCTTCATTCCGCTGCGCAACCACTTCGAGCAGAACTTCCACGTGGTGCACCGGCTCAGCCGCTACGGCGCCGGACGCCGCCTCGACTATGCGGACCTGTCGCCGGAGGTGCTCGCCGGTGCGATCGCGGCGGAGATCGGGCGCGAGACGGACTACCGGCCGGTGGAGACCGACGGTGCGGCCCGCGCCGCGGCGCTCCTCGCCGACCTGCTCTGA
- a CDS encoding ceramidase domain-containing protein: MRRSLRPLFFAGATALVSCGLLALAVRFGWLGADVGRGANFCEAAQDSLVRQPANSFSNVGFVVAGLLIAWHAGRREQIGSALAAHRALATVVACLVVFLGPASAAMHATQSAAGGHLDMASMYLVASFAAAYSGMRWWRGGIRLFAALFVGGVVFCELVGVWSTELPVVNYSGNAAFGLLLITAVVLETLIRRRGGVSAVGAYAWVALASILTAFAIWNATKTWLCDPHSLIQGHAIWHLLCAVSAYYAYRYYASEQVAPTPEF, encoded by the coding sequence ATGCGCCGTAGCCTCAGGCCACTGTTCTTCGCGGGAGCGACCGCGCTCGTCTCGTGCGGCCTGCTGGCGCTGGCGGTGCGGTTCGGCTGGCTCGGCGCGGATGTCGGGCGTGGCGCCAACTTCTGCGAGGCGGCGCAGGACTCGCTCGTCCGCCAGCCGGCCAACTCGTTCAGCAACGTGGGCTTCGTCGTCGCCGGGCTGCTGATCGCCTGGCACGCCGGTCGACGCGAGCAGATCGGATCGGCGCTGGCGGCGCATCGCGCCCTCGCCACGGTGGTCGCCTGCCTCGTCGTCTTCCTCGGACCCGCGAGCGCCGCCATGCACGCCACCCAGTCCGCTGCCGGCGGGCACCTCGACATGGCGAGCATGTATCTCGTCGCCTCCTTCGCCGCCGCCTACTCCGGGATGCGCTGGTGGCGGGGCGGCATCCGGCTCTTCGCGGCGCTCTTCGTCGGCGGGGTGGTGTTCTGCGAGCTCGTCGGGGTGTGGAGCACCGAGCTGCCGGTGGTGAACTACTCGGGCAACGCGGCGTTCGGGCTGCTGCTCATCACGGCGGTGGTGCTGGAGACGCTGATTCGGCGCCGGGGCGGGGTGAGCGCCGTGGGGGCGTACGCGTGGGTGGCGCTGGCGTCGATCCTGACCGCGTTCGCCATCTGGAACGCGACGAAGACGTGGCTCTGCGACCCGCACTCGCTGATCCAGGGCCACGCGATCTGGCACCTGCTCTGCGCGGTGTCGGCCTACTACGCGTACCGCTACTACGCCAGCGAGCAGGTCGCCCCCACCCCTGAATTTTAA
- a CDS encoding TetR/AcrR family transcriptional regulator → MATDTSTRIMEAARSCLLADGYANLSTRKVADRAGVPLSQIHYHFGGRQGMVLALLDHENRLLVGRQRTMYAATVPLWQRYEQACDFLDDDLASGYVRVLQEMVAAGWSDDAVAKQVLAMLQGWIDLLETVAREAEARLGSLGPFTAGDLAVLVGLAFLGGETMILLNDGAFTARVRTALRRVADLLRELEPA, encoded by the coding sequence TTGGCGACCGACACATCGACCAGGATCATGGAGGCCGCGCGGTCGTGCCTGCTCGCGGACGGCTACGCCAACCTCTCCACCCGCAAGGTCGCCGACCGGGCCGGGGTGCCGCTGAGCCAGATCCACTACCACTTCGGCGGCAGACAGGGCATGGTGCTGGCCCTGCTCGACCATGAGAACCGGCTGCTCGTCGGCCGCCAGCGCACGATGTACGCCGCGACCGTCCCGCTGTGGCAGCGCTACGAGCAGGCCTGCGACTTCCTCGACGACGACCTGGCGTCGGGCTATGTCCGGGTGCTGCAGGAGATGGTCGCGGCCGGCTGGTCCGATGACGCGGTGGCGAAGCAGGTGCTCGCGATGCTCCAGGGCTGGATCGACCTCCTGGAGACCGTCGCCCGGGAGGCCGAGGCCCGGCTCGGTTCGCTGGGGCCTTTCACCGCCGGCGACCTCGCCGTCCTCGTCGGGCTGGCGTTCCTCGGCGGCGAGACGATGATCCTGCTCAACGACGGCGCGTTCACGGCCCGGGTCCGCACGGCGCTGCGCCGCGTCGCCGACCTGCTGCGCGAGCTGGAACCCGCGTGA
- a CDS encoding polymorphic toxin type 17 domain-containing protein, with amino-acid sequence MGLYIGADPDRLDLLAGQLRAGADSLDVLGSTISGALYHGGWEGDDAELMRSDWQTALLPALGTAATLLRTQSEALLRNAQEQRRASTADADSAASPDDLEIAELTSEGALGATDLVVLIADIVGIFDPTPISDGVSGVISLFRGDWGGAGLSALSMIPYAGDLFGKGGKLAKLLARFEHLPLDKLDDITNTLRKIDYTNPAKVNEALGKLNKLAGDAAKRYENPRFQAGADRLELPTDGPIPFVPPKRWQPENPQSEMVGGQKGYRDDYGNLWVKGPGRGGDAWEWDVQPGHSSGTLQDVFGDGTHVNVSRDGQLTHNPGGGRR; translated from the coding sequence GTGGGACTCTACATCGGAGCCGATCCGGACCGGCTGGACCTGCTGGCCGGGCAGCTGCGAGCCGGTGCCGACAGCCTCGACGTCCTCGGCTCGACCATCTCCGGCGCGCTCTACCACGGCGGCTGGGAGGGCGACGACGCCGAGCTGATGCGCAGCGACTGGCAGACCGCGCTCCTGCCCGCCCTCGGCACCGCCGCGACGCTGCTGCGGACCCAGAGCGAGGCCCTGCTCCGCAACGCCCAGGAGCAGCGCCGGGCCAGCACGGCGGACGCAGACTCCGCGGCTTCGCCGGACGACCTGGAGATCGCGGAGCTCACCAGCGAGGGCGCCCTCGGCGCGACCGATCTGGTCGTCCTCATCGCCGACATCGTCGGGATCTTCGACCCCACCCCGATCTCCGACGGTGTCTCCGGCGTCATCAGCCTCTTCCGCGGCGACTGGGGCGGCGCGGGCCTCTCCGCGCTGTCGATGATCCCCTATGCGGGCGACCTGTTCGGCAAGGGCGGGAAGCTCGCGAAGCTGCTCGCCCGCTTCGAGCACCTCCCGCTCGACAAGCTCGACGACATCACCAACACGCTGCGGAAGATCGACTACACCAATCCGGCGAAGGTCAACGAGGCGCTCGGCAAGCTCAACAAGCTCGCCGGTGACGCGGCGAAACGCTATGAGAATCCGCGGTTCCAGGCCGGTGCGGACCGACTGGAGCTGCCGACCGACGGGCCGATCCCGTTCGTGCCGCCGAAACGCTGGCAGCCGGAGAACCCGCAGAGCGAGATGGTCGGCGGCCAGAAGGGCTACCGCGACGACTACGGCAACCTCTGGGTCAAGGGGCCCGGACGCGGCGGCGACGCCTGGGAGTGGGACGTGCAGCCTGGTCACAGCTCCGGTACGCTGCAAGACGTCTTCGGTGACGGCACGCATGTGAATGTCTCCCGGGACGGGCAACTCACCCACAACCCGGGCGGCGGACGCAGATGA
- a CDS encoding DUF1772 domain-containing protein: MNAVLVVAGINAAFAGLLAGAEATVTFGVRPALGLLDDGPHLRARQALVRSLRVFVPSLFLPTVLSSIAVLVLGGGSGARWAAIVALLAWTLITFLGTVPVNQAILTWDADAPPADWRARIRRWEPLDLARTVLAALTFALLVAALGG; this comes from the coding sequence ATGAACGCGGTGCTGGTGGTGGCCGGGATCAACGCCGCCTTCGCCGGGCTGCTGGCGGGGGCGGAGGCGACGGTGACCTTCGGCGTACGCCCGGCGTTGGGCCTCCTGGACGACGGGCCGCACCTGCGGGCTCGGCAGGCCCTCGTGCGCAGCCTGCGCGTCTTCGTGCCGTCGCTCTTCCTGCCGACCGTGCTCTCGTCGATCGCGGTCCTGGTGCTCGGCGGCGGATCCGGTGCCCGGTGGGCGGCGATCGTCGCGCTGCTCGCGTGGACCCTGATCACCTTCCTCGGCACGGTCCCCGTCAACCAGGCGATCCTGACCTGGGACGCAGACGCGCCACCGGCCGACTGGCGAGCGCGCATCCGGCGGTGGGAGCCGCTCGACCTGGCCCGGACCGTGCTGGCGGCGCTGACCTTCGCGCTGCTCGTCGCAGCCCTGGGCGGCTAG
- a CDS encoding pectate lyase family protein, with the protein MSDPERPAGSRPTHRRATTWRITLAAATAAATTAALLGFTGSASAAVLFTDDFEDGNATGWSTSGGSWSVVSDGSSVYRQTSTSADAKSLAGQAAWTDYSVEALVVPIAFNGSNRSLGVAARVQSTSSFYSLVLSNAGRVELRRVSGGGVTALATAATPVVSGTARRLRLETSGTALRGYVDGVHLVSTTDTAFASGRVGLVASYASGSFDGVQVYTGGTQPSPSTSPSASASTSTSPPPPIPPGQADGFASVNALGRNGTTGGAGGTTVTVTTAEELRDYVGRAGPFVIRVAGSIALGSMATVVADKTIVGVGSSAQITSGGLQLGSTTRPGNNVIIRNLTFRGASDDSVSVTNAAHHVWIDHNEFFPAYDGSLDVKRQSTFVTVSWNVFHGTDKSMLLGHSDGYAGDIGFLKVTYHHNLFDGSNQRHPRARFGEPVHVYNNHYLNVGLYGVASTMNAGLVVEGNYFENVAFPCYSASGYADSEPGRLVQRANAFANSGTCEANGSVAEPGGWYAYTLDSAATVPARVSAGAGVGRIS; encoded by the coding sequence ATGTCCGATCCGGAACGCCCAGCTGGATCCCGTCCCACCCACCGACGCGCCACCACCTGGCGGATCACCCTCGCCGCCGCGACCGCTGCCGCCACCACCGCCGCCCTGCTCGGCTTCACCGGTTCGGCCAGCGCCGCGGTGCTGTTCACCGACGACTTCGAGGACGGCAACGCCACCGGCTGGTCCACCTCCGGCGGCAGCTGGTCCGTGGTGAGCGACGGCTCGTCCGTCTACCGCCAGACCAGCACCAGCGCCGACGCCAAGTCCCTGGCCGGCCAGGCCGCCTGGACCGACTACTCCGTCGAGGCGCTGGTCGTGCCGATCGCCTTCAACGGCAGCAACCGCAGCCTCGGCGTCGCCGCCCGCGTCCAGAGCACGTCCAGCTTCTACTCCCTGGTGCTGTCCAACGCCGGGCGGGTGGAGCTGCGACGGGTCTCCGGCGGCGGCGTGACCGCCCTCGCCACCGCCGCCACGCCGGTGGTGTCGGGCACCGCCCGACGGCTCCGGCTGGAGACGAGCGGCACCGCCCTGCGCGGCTACGTCGACGGCGTCCACCTCGTGAGCACCACCGATACCGCCTTCGCCTCGGGCCGGGTCGGCCTGGTCGCGTCCTACGCCAGCGGCTCCTTCGACGGCGTGCAGGTCTACACGGGCGGGACACAGCCGAGCCCCTCGACCTCGCCGTCCGCCTCGGCGAGCACCAGCACCAGTCCGCCGCCGCCGATCCCGCCGGGTCAGGCCGACGGCTTCGCCTCGGTCAACGCGCTGGGCCGCAACGGCACCACCGGCGGCGCGGGCGGCACCACCGTCACCGTCACCACCGCCGAGGAGCTGCGGGACTACGTGGGCCGCGCCGGTCCCTTCGTCATCCGGGTCGCCGGGAGCATCGCGCTCGGCAGCATGGCGACCGTCGTGGCCGACAAGACGATCGTCGGGGTCGGCTCCAGCGCCCAGATCACCAGCGGTGGCCTGCAGCTCGGGTCGACCACCCGCCCCGGCAACAACGTGATCATCCGCAACCTCACCTTCCGCGGGGCCTCGGACGACTCCGTGAGCGTCACCAACGCCGCGCACCACGTGTGGATCGACCACAACGAGTTCTTCCCCGCCTATGACGGGTCGCTCGACGTCAAGCGGCAGTCCACCTTCGTCACGGTCTCGTGGAACGTGTTCCACGGCACCGACAAGAGCATGCTGCTGGGCCACTCCGACGGCTACGCCGGGGACATCGGCTTCCTGAAGGTCACCTACCACCACAACCTCTTCGACGGCTCCAACCAGCGGCACCCGCGCGCCCGGTTCGGCGAACCGGTGCACGTCTACAACAACCACTACCTCAACGTCGGCCTCTACGGCGTGGCGTCGACGATGAACGCCGGGCTCGTCGTCGAGGGCAACTACTTCGAGAACGTCGCGTTCCCGTGCTACTCCGCCAGCGGCTACGCCGACAGCGAGCCGGGGCGGCTGGTGCAGCGCGCCAACGCGTTCGCCAACTCCGGCACGTGCGAGGCGAACGGGTCCGTGGCGGAGCCGGGCGGCTGGTACGCGTACACCCTGGACAGCGCGGCCACCGTGCCCGCGCGCGTCTCGGCCGGTGCCGGTGTCGGGCGGATCTCGTGA
- a CDS encoding bifunctional metallophosphatase/5'-nucleotidase: protein MTSPSGTPSRRQLLTGAAAAVVAGPLVAATPANAGGHGRPKTYDLTVLGTSDTHGNVFNWDYYRDKEYDDSAHNDVGVAKVATLVNQVRAERKGKATLVLDAGDTIQGTPLATYYAKQEPITSTGQRHPMARAMNIIDYDAVTLGNHEFNYGLPLLDLWIRQLGFPALAANAVKVRNGKPAFTPYTIKKVSLGPGAPSLRVGILGLTNPGVAIWDRANVEGVLRFDDLVATAARWVPIMRDHGADVIIISAHGGDSGTSSYGPELPNENPTALIAQQVPGIDAILFGHAHNEVVEKFVVNTATGEQVLLSEPSKWGQRVTRMDFTLSRERGRWRVTGKHATMLNTNTVVEDPKVVAAVLAQHNKTVAYINQVVAASTVELSAEKSRYLDTPILDFINKVQTDTVTAALAGTPQAGLPVLSIAAPFSRTALFPAGDVKIKDVAGLYIYDNTLEAVVLSGAEVRAYLEYSAKYFRTLAVGAPVDPAAISEPTVPDYNYDTISGVDYEIDISKPVGQRITVLNHAGTTTPVGDAEQFVVAVNNYRRSGGGGFPGIVKPQVYNAQQEIRQLLIDWAMALGVIDPADFFTQNWRLVREGVPVF from the coding sequence ATGACCTCTCCCTCCGGAACGCCGTCCCGGCGACAACTGCTGACCGGCGCCGCCGCAGCGGTCGTCGCCGGACCGCTCGTCGCCGCCACACCGGCGAACGCGGGCGGCCACGGCCGGCCGAAGACCTACGACCTGACCGTGCTCGGGACGTCGGACACGCACGGGAACGTTTTCAACTGGGACTACTACCGCGACAAGGAGTATGACGACAGCGCGCACAACGACGTCGGCGTGGCGAAGGTGGCGACCCTCGTCAACCAGGTCCGGGCCGAGCGCAAGGGGAAGGCGACCCTGGTCCTCGACGCGGGCGACACGATCCAGGGCACGCCGCTCGCGACCTACTACGCCAAGCAGGAGCCGATCACGTCGACCGGCCAGCGGCACCCGATGGCGCGGGCGATGAACATCATCGACTATGACGCCGTGACGCTGGGCAACCACGAGTTCAACTACGGGCTGCCGCTGCTGGACCTGTGGATCCGGCAGCTCGGGTTCCCGGCGCTCGCGGCCAACGCCGTGAAGGTCCGCAACGGGAAGCCGGCTTTCACGCCGTACACCATCAAGAAGGTTTCGCTCGGACCTGGCGCCCCGTCCCTGCGGGTCGGCATCCTCGGCCTCACCAACCCCGGCGTCGCGATCTGGGACCGCGCCAACGTCGAAGGCGTGCTGCGCTTCGACGACCTGGTGGCGACGGCCGCGCGCTGGGTGCCGATCATGCGCGACCACGGCGCCGACGTCATCATCATCTCGGCGCACGGCGGCGACAGCGGCACCTCCAGCTATGGCCCGGAGCTGCCCAACGAGAACCCGACCGCCCTCATCGCGCAGCAGGTGCCCGGGATCGACGCGATCCTGTTCGGCCACGCGCACAACGAGGTGGTGGAGAAGTTCGTCGTCAACACCGCGACCGGCGAGCAGGTGCTGCTCTCCGAGCCGTCCAAGTGGGGCCAGCGGGTGACCAGGATGGACTTCACCCTCAGCCGCGAGCGCGGCCGCTGGCGGGTGACGGGCAAGCACGCGACCATGCTCAACACCAACACCGTGGTCGAGGACCCCAAGGTCGTCGCGGCGGTGCTGGCGCAGCACAACAAGACCGTCGCCTACATCAACCAGGTGGTGGCCGCCTCGACCGTGGAGCTGTCGGCGGAGAAGTCCCGCTACCTCGACACCCCGATCCTGGACTTCATCAACAAGGTGCAGACCGACACGGTGACGGCGGCGCTGGCCGGCACTCCGCAGGCGGGCCTGCCGGTGCTGTCGATCGCGGCGCCCTTCAGCCGGACCGCGCTCTTCCCGGCCGGGGACGTGAAGATCAAGGATGTCGCGGGGCTCTACATCTATGACAACACCCTGGAGGCGGTGGTCCTCAGCGGTGCCGAGGTGCGCGCCTACCTGGAGTATTCGGCGAAGTACTTCCGGACCCTCGCCGTCGGTGCGCCGGTCGACCCGGCCGCGATCAGCGAGCCGACCGTGCCGGACTACAACTACGACACCATCTCCGGTGTCGATTACGAGATCGACATCAGCAAGCCGGTGGGCCAGCGGATCACGGTGCTGAACCACGCCGGGACGACCACCCCGGTGGGCGACGCGGAGCAGTTCGTGGTGGCGGTCAACAACTACCGGCGCAGTGGCGGCGGCGGTTTCCCGGGCATCGTGAAACCGCAGGTCTACAACGCGCAGCAGGAGATCCGCCAGCTGCTCATCGACTGGGCGATGGCCTTGGGCGTCATCGACCCGGCCGACTTCTTCACGCAGAACTGGCGGCTGGTCCGCGAGGGCGTACCGGTCTTCTAG